The uncultured Fretibacterium sp. sequence AACAGGAGGCCCCCATCTACGCCGCCAAGGTGATGCTGGTCTGCCCGCAGTGCGGGAAGGCGACGCGCGTCGGCTCCTCCTTCCTGGAGAGCGGCAAGAAGGTCCGCGTCTGCAAGAAGTGCGGCGAGATCATCGACAGGGCCTGATTGGGGAGGACACGAAAATGACGCCGCGTATGTTGGAGAAGTACAAGACGGAGGTCGCTTCCGCCCTGCAGAAGGAGTTCGGGTACGGGAACGTGATGCAGCTCCCCAGGATCAAGAAGATCGTGGTGAACATCGGGGTGGGTGACGCCAAACTGGATATCAAGTTTATGGATGCGGCGATCGCCGAGCTTCGCGCGATTACGGGGCAGCAGCCCCTTCTCAAGCGCGCGAAGAAGTCCATCGCCGGGTTCAAGGTGCGCGAGGGGATGCCCGTGGCCTGTTCGGTCACCCTCCGGGGGGAACGCATGTGGGAGTTCCTGGACCGCCTGATCTCTCTGGCCCTGCCCAGCATCAAGGACTTTCAGGGCGTTTCGAAGCGCGGGTTCGACGGCCGCGGGAACTACAACCTGGGGCTGCGCGAGCAGCTCATCTTCCCGGAAATCAGCTACGACAAGGTTATCCGTTCCCGGGGCATGAACGTCTCCATTGTGACCAGCGCTTCGAGCGACGAGGAGGCCTATTCGCTCCTCAAGGGCATGGGAATGCCCTTCAACAATCGTTAGACAGGGGGCAAGGCAGAGAAATGGCAAGGAAGGCTATGAGACACAAGGCGACACTGGCCCCTAAGTTCGAGGTGCGGCGGCACAACCGCTGCCCGCTGTGCGGCAGGGTGCACGCCTATATGCGTATGTTCGACATGTGCCGCTGCTGCTTCCGCAAGCTGGCCCGGGAGGGCAGAATACCCGGCGTCGTCAAATCGAGCTGGTAGCCTAGGGGGGCAACGGAATGTACGTTAACGATCCCATCGCGGATATGCTCACGAGGGTGCGCAACGCGAACATGATTTACAGCGACAGCGTGGATGTTCCCGCCAGCAAGATGAAGCTGGCCATCGCCCGGATTCTCAAGGAAGAGGGCTATATCAGGAACTTCAAGACGATTACCGACCCGAAGAAGCCCTACGCTTCGATCCGCATCTTCCTCTCCTACGGCCCCGACCGCGAGCGCGTGATTCAGGGGCTGCGCCGGATCAGCAAGCCGGGGCGAAGGATCTACGTAGGCAAGGACAAGCTGCCCGTCGTCATGGGGGGGCTTGGGCTGGCCGTTCTCTCGACCTCCCAGGGCCTGAAGTCGGGGTCCGAGGCCGCCAAGCTGGGGCTGGGCGGAGAAGTCCTCTGCTACGTCTGGTAAGGGGGGCTTTTACGGATGTCTCGTATTGGACGCAAGGCGATCGTCCTCCCCAAGGGGACGAGCGTGACGATTAAAGGGGATAAGGTCGTGGTGAAGGGCACGAAGGGGGAGCTGAACACCCCGTTGATGCCCGGAATTGCGGTGGACGTCTCGGACGACAGGGTCGTGGTGTCCCGGTCGAACGACGAGAAGCAGACCTGCGCCTGGCACGGGATGACCCGGGCCCTGATCGCCAACATGGTGACCGGGGTGACCGAGGGGTTCCAGAAGACGATGGAGATCGTCGGCGTGGGCTGGAGGGCCCAACTGCAGGGCAAGAAGCTCGTCATGAACCTGGGCTTTTCCCATCCGGTCGAGTTCACCCCTCCCCAGGGGATCGAGATCGTCGTGGAGAACCCGATCAAACTTATCGTAAAGGGAATCGATAAGGAGCTGGTGGGGCAGACCTGTGCCCTCATCCGGGAGTATCGCCCGCCGGAGCCTTATCATGGCAAGGGGATTCGTTTCCAGGACGAGCATATCGTTCGCAAGGCCGGCAAGACCGGCGCGAAGTAGGCGAGGGTGGACTCGAAATGAAGAAGAGAAGCAGAAACGACTTGCGCGTCGTACGGCATGAGAGGCTGCGCCGGACGCTTGCGGGCACGGCCGATAAGCCGAGGATGGCCGTCTTTCACAGCCTGAAGTACGTTTACGTCCAGATCATCGACGACGACCTGGGGCATACTCTGGCGGCGGCCTCCAGCCTGGAGAAATCCGTCCGGGAAGGGCTCAAGGGGACCTGCAACGTCGAGGCCGCCAAGGCGGTCGGCAAGCTGGCCGCGGAGCGGGCGAGGGCGAAGGGAATCGAGGCGGTGGTCTTCGACCGCGGTGGCCATGAGTATCACGGCAAGGTCAAGGCCCTGGCTGATGCGGCCCGCGAGGCCGGCCTCAAGTTTTAATCGGCCTCGGCTGAATATTTTAGGAGAGCAGGCTGATCATGATCAAGAAGCGAATCGATGCTAAATCCCTGGAGCTGAAAGAGCGCGTCGTCGCCATCAACCGC is a genomic window containing:
- the rplE gene encoding 50S ribosomal protein L5, giving the protein MTPRMLEKYKTEVASALQKEFGYGNVMQLPRIKKIVVNIGVGDAKLDIKFMDAAIAELRAITGQQPLLKRAKKSIAGFKVREGMPVACSVTLRGERMWEFLDRLISLALPSIKDFQGVSKRGFDGRGNYNLGLREQLIFPEISYDKVIRSRGMNVSIVTSASSDEEAYSLLKGMGMPFNNR
- a CDS encoding type Z 30S ribosomal protein S14, giving the protein MARKAMRHKATLAPKFEVRRHNRCPLCGRVHAYMRMFDMCRCCFRKLAREGRIPGVVKSSW
- the rpsH gene encoding 30S ribosomal protein S8 is translated as MYVNDPIADMLTRVRNANMIYSDSVDVPASKMKLAIARILKEEGYIRNFKTITDPKKPYASIRIFLSYGPDRERVIQGLRRISKPGRRIYVGKDKLPVVMGGLGLAVLSTSQGLKSGSEAAKLGLGGEVLCYVW
- the rplF gene encoding 50S ribosomal protein L6; this translates as MSRIGRKAIVLPKGTSVTIKGDKVVVKGTKGELNTPLMPGIAVDVSDDRVVVSRSNDEKQTCAWHGMTRALIANMVTGVTEGFQKTMEIVGVGWRAQLQGKKLVMNLGFSHPVEFTPPQGIEIVVENPIKLIVKGIDKELVGQTCALIREYRPPEPYHGKGIRFQDEHIVRKAGKTGAK
- the rplR gene encoding 50S ribosomal protein L18 gives rise to the protein MKKRSRNDLRVVRHERLRRTLAGTADKPRMAVFHSLKYVYVQIIDDDLGHTLAAASSLEKSVREGLKGTCNVEAAKAVGKLAAERARAKGIEAVVFDRGGHEYHGKVKALADAAREAGLKF